From the Oleiphilus messinensis genome, one window contains:
- a CDS encoding RNA-guided endonuclease InsQ/TnpB family protein, translating to MLSATKVRIYPTPEQAEFLNRQFGATRFVYNKALHVISAQHKRHGLKLKAKKDIKPLLAVAKKSRKYHWLKEFDSIALQQACINLDKAFQNFFDPKHSACYPKFKRKHGKQSSYHCTSISAGDSWIKVPKMEPIKARVHRALEGKLKSITLSRTVTGKYHASLLLDDGVETPAPMKTVDTVLGLDMGLTHLAIDSEGRKIANPCFLKRAAANLRRKQKALSRCQKSSKGRAQARLKLAKAHEHLANARADYQHNLSRQLIDENQAVAVETLKVKNLLKNRKLAKHIADASWCSLIQKLEYKAQGKHLVKIDQWFASSKTCSGCDHKMASLSLSVRHWTCPACKAELDRDVNAAINIRQQGIIKLRAEGLSVPANGGLRKSSHAPVAA from the coding sequence ATGTTGAGCGCGACCAAAGTAAGAATTTACCCAACGCCTGAACAGGCGGAATTTCTAAACCGCCAGTTCGGTGCTACGCGGTTTGTGTACAACAAGGCCTTGCATGTCATCAGTGCTCAGCACAAACGCCACGGCCTGAAGCTCAAGGCCAAGAAAGATATTAAGCCCCTGCTCGCGGTGGCAAAAAAGTCACGCAAGTATCACTGGCTCAAGGAGTTTGACTCGATTGCACTCCAGCAAGCCTGTATCAACCTGGATAAAGCCTTTCAGAACTTCTTCGACCCGAAGCACTCCGCTTGTTACCCCAAGTTCAAGCGCAAGCACGGCAAACAATCGAGTTACCACTGCACGAGTATCAGCGCGGGGGATAGCTGGATTAAAGTGCCGAAGATGGAGCCGATCAAAGCGCGAGTACACCGTGCTTTGGAAGGGAAGCTCAAGAGCATCACCCTGTCACGTACCGTGACGGGCAAATACCATGCTTCGCTGCTGCTTGATGACGGCGTAGAAACACCCGCGCCGATGAAAACAGTCGATACCGTGTTGGGTCTTGATATGGGGCTCACTCACCTCGCTATCGACTCAGAGGGTAGGAAAATAGCGAATCCCTGCTTTCTGAAACGTGCCGCCGCCAACCTTCGACGCAAGCAAAAGGCCCTGTCCCGATGCCAGAAGAGTAGCAAGGGTCGGGCACAAGCTCGCCTTAAGCTTGCCAAGGCACATGAACACCTCGCGAATGCCCGTGCGGATTACCAGCACAACCTGTCCCGACAGCTTATTGACGAAAACCAAGCGGTGGCAGTCGAGACATTGAAAGTTAAAAACCTGCTGAAGAACCGGAAGTTGGCGAAGCATATTGCTGACGCGAGTTGGTGCAGCTTGATTCAGAAGTTGGAGTACAAGGCGCAAGGCAAGCATCTGGTCAAAATTGATCAATGGTTCGCCAGCTCCAAGACCTGTTCCGGCTGCGACCACAAGATGGCGTCCCTGTCGTTGTCTGTGCGTCACTGGACGTGCCCTGCCTGCAAAGCAGAGCTTGACCGTGACGTAAACGCGGCGATCAATATCCGCCAGCAGGGCATTATCAAACTAAGGGCCGAAGGACTGTCGGTTCCTGCCAATGGAGGCTTGCGTAAATCCAGCCACGCGCCGGTTGCAGCCTAA
- a CDS encoding substrate-binding periplasmic protein, translating into MLFHIVILFILCSIAIPLAATETTQLKIGFVDAGQPYNIKSGQLLVDGLNYEVIQLILKEAKLGSAKIIGLPKLRVAEFLKNGKIQMLCLYSPKWMKSPLEVLWGPIITTFDEHFIILKKRSGIENHSQLIGKTVGGHLGYRYSDRFRTLVQSGQIQRNNYTETNKLYELLFLKRLYAIIDNQFSFTAMLNHESEYNSLRASKLIDKSYPVTCALSRQRKSESLHLLNAMNELKHAGKFDSIIDKYNSLK; encoded by the coding sequence ATGCTATTCCATATTGTGATTTTGTTTATTCTGTGTTCGATAGCCATACCATTGGCCGCAACAGAAACAACCCAACTGAAGATAGGGTTTGTCGATGCAGGGCAACCTTACAATATCAAGTCAGGTCAGCTGTTGGTGGATGGTTTAAACTACGAAGTCATCCAGTTGATATTGAAAGAAGCCAAACTGGGTTCAGCTAAGATTATCGGATTACCCAAGTTGCGTGTTGCGGAATTTCTGAAAAACGGAAAAATTCAAATGTTATGCCTGTATAGCCCGAAGTGGATGAAGTCACCGTTGGAAGTTTTATGGGGCCCCATAATTACGACTTTCGACGAGCATTTCATCATCTTAAAAAAAAGGTCAGGCATAGAAAATCATAGCCAACTGATAGGAAAAACCGTTGGGGGGCATTTAGGTTACCGGTACAGCGACAGGTTCAGGACTCTTGTGCAGTCAGGACAGATTCAGCGGAACAATTACACTGAAACGAATAAGTTGTATGAATTACTGTTTTTGAAACGCCTTTATGCGATTATCGATAATCAATTTTCCTTTACAGCAATGTTGAATCACGAATCTGAATATAATTCCCTGAGAGCCTCGAAACTAATCGATAAATCCTACCCCGTGACCTGTGCTCTCTCCCGACAACGCAAATCGGAATCACTACATCTGTTAAACGCCATGAATGAACTGAAGCATGCAGGTAAATTTGATTCAATAATCGATAAATACAATTCACTCAAATAA
- a CDS encoding substrate-binding periplasmic protein, with product MSRWILLMLVPHFGYCACGISEDATYVLGIEQLNYFPHYSSQHGVVTGFAKEFFDEFAKASNIKLTIKPLPVKRLYQNLGAGQIDLKYPSNPNWKSQFTAGQQLYFSKPIVSTQDVSFVRNEWDDENLSHLGTIVGFTIPIGYQAKIKTHELHLTEVNRISSLINMLLIGRLDAIYINREVGLFYIQEHLRKSPQPTIDYQLPNVALDFHVSSISQPDLITCLDHFLKKSETRILQIKTKYNVH from the coding sequence GTGAGTCGATGGATTTTACTAATGCTTGTGCCTCACTTTGGCTACTGTGCTTGTGGAATTTCTGAGGATGCGACATATGTGTTGGGTATTGAGCAGTTGAACTACTTTCCACACTACAGTTCCCAACATGGTGTGGTAACAGGGTTTGCAAAAGAGTTTTTTGATGAGTTCGCCAAGGCGAGCAATATTAAATTGACAATTAAACCGCTACCAGTAAAACGCCTCTATCAAAACTTAGGGGCGGGACAAATCGACCTGAAATACCCGTCAAATCCAAACTGGAAGTCGCAGTTCACGGCAGGTCAACAACTCTATTTTTCCAAACCAATTGTCAGCACACAGGATGTTTCGTTCGTGCGCAATGAATGGGACGATGAAAATTTATCACACTTGGGAACTATCGTCGGTTTCACCATACCAATTGGCTATCAAGCCAAAATCAAAACACATGAATTGCATTTGACGGAAGTTAACCGTATCTCGTCGCTGATAAACATGCTGCTAATTGGACGATTAGATGCTATCTATATTAATCGAGAGGTAGGCCTATTTTACATTCAAGAACACTTACGAAAATCTCCTCAACCAACTATTGACTACCAATTGCCGAATGTCGCACTGGATTTTCATGTATCGAGCATTTCTCAACCAGACTTGATTACGTGCCTGGATCACTTTTTAAAGAAGTCTGAAACGCGTATATTACAGATCAAAACCAAATACAATGTACACTGA
- a CDS encoding patatin-like phospholipase family protein, which yields MSLFSNEKRNATLVATRNSELISLNRSNFDRLSIKYPWLSSYIVTSLINRVKKQNAHQQKAHHPVNRLILNCAGAYGDSAMSPVLQGLHPRLENLVTRQHTEQHFAHANLADIPHTQMSDFLESIEQQHPRNVYTAESEDMVWSKICLERADETWLVVDANDAVARVEQTQESFKQLFSWQRQRKNLILIHPDQNRIRNTEQWLRAIQPNRLCHLHTDSPRAARRLSRALSDQSVGLVLGGGGARGFAQIGILRAFEEANIEVDMIGGTSIGSIIGGWIAQGLDSQQITEAVERFFVAVNPLGDYTLPMISLSKSQRLDTLLEQAFGDQLIEDLPIPYFCISSDMSMAEERHHFQGCLRRAIRASISIPGVIAPVIEDGHYLVDGGLFNNLPCDLMRLQNSGPIIAIDVSPDDEYLTQLQSIPSPWELVANKLLNRDQPKVPSILETLLRSSTLVSTNRRRANRDIVDFYIQPDIKNIGMLDFKQAKKIIEAGYAAGQKALEEGVASIRKMRPPF from the coding sequence ATGTCCCTGTTCAGCAATGAAAAGCGGAATGCAACCCTTGTCGCAACCCGCAACAGTGAACTGATAAGCCTTAACCGCAGCAATTTTGACAGGCTATCCATTAAATATCCCTGGCTCAGTTCTTATATCGTCACCAGTTTGATAAACCGGGTAAAAAAACAAAACGCACACCAACAAAAAGCGCATCACCCGGTAAACCGGCTGATTTTGAATTGCGCCGGTGCCTACGGTGATTCTGCTATGAGCCCCGTACTGCAAGGGTTGCACCCCCGACTTGAGAACCTGGTCACTCGACAACACACAGAACAGCACTTTGCTCATGCAAATCTTGCGGATATCCCCCACACGCAAATGTCTGATTTTCTTGAGTCAATCGAACAGCAACACCCACGGAATGTTTATACCGCTGAGTCCGAAGACATGGTGTGGTCTAAAATCTGCCTTGAACGGGCTGACGAGACTTGGCTCGTGGTCGACGCCAATGACGCAGTGGCGCGGGTTGAGCAAACACAGGAATCATTCAAGCAGCTGTTTTCCTGGCAACGCCAACGAAAAAATCTGATACTGATCCATCCCGATCAAAACCGGATTCGTAACACAGAACAATGGCTTCGTGCGATTCAACCAAATCGTTTATGTCACCTGCATACAGACTCGCCTCGCGCTGCGCGACGATTAAGCCGGGCGCTTTCAGATCAATCTGTAGGCCTTGTGTTGGGCGGTGGCGGTGCGAGAGGTTTCGCACAAATCGGTATACTTCGGGCTTTCGAAGAGGCAAATATCGAAGTAGACATGATTGGTGGAACCAGTATTGGCTCAATCATCGGTGGCTGGATTGCTCAAGGGCTTGATAGCCAACAAATCACAGAGGCAGTAGAACGTTTCTTTGTGGCCGTAAATCCTTTGGGAGACTACACTCTGCCAATGATTTCGCTCTCCAAAAGCCAGCGTTTGGATACGTTACTGGAGCAAGCCTTCGGGGATCAACTCATTGAAGATCTACCCATCCCCTATTTCTGCATATCCTCAGACATGAGCATGGCCGAAGAACGGCACCATTTTCAGGGCTGCCTGAGACGCGCAATCCGCGCGAGTATCTCCATACCTGGTGTTATCGCCCCCGTAATTGAAGATGGCCACTATCTTGTCGATGGCGGACTCTTCAATAACCTGCCATGCGACCTGATGCGCCTGCAGAACAGCGGTCCAATTATCGCGATCGACGTCAGCCCTGATGATGAATATCTCACCCAACTTCAATCCATACCTTCTCCGTGGGAACTCGTAGCAAATAAACTGCTAAATCGGGATCAACCCAAGGTGCCCTCGATCCTCGAAACATTGCTTCGCTCGTCAACGCTGGTCAGTACCAATCGACGGAGGGCAAACCGGGATATTGTCGATTTTTATATTCAGCCCGACATAAAAAATATCGGCATGCTTGATTTCAAGCAGGCAAAAAAGATTATTGAAGCAGGCTATGCGGCAGGCCAGAAAGCATTGGAAGAAGGCGTGGCCTCGATACGCAAGATGAGGCCACCCTTCTAA
- a CDS encoding IS200/IS605 family accessory protein TnpB-related protein gives MDTPTKTLTFETRLNLIHEQDAALCHYAELWNQVKFRWFANLQKPKAQQLSRTQFMHEMGMPFSYRVFQGVRQSIKGLIQSYQTNRNNRLVTLEVKIKQLEKTLNKLEKRCDHVAEKGCPQQAKKLRNTLRQKEVKLHRWQQKQSALVAEKQENKTPICFGGRKLLKERQTLKSNEGIRDWQCRWHEARHREFLLVGSHDESWGCQNAQLSPSEQDDAYQLKLLVPHQLRATFGTTINIDCLKFKHGKTAIAQAVWQNQVKKLDKSIKGQPLSFRFKRDKKGWRLLVSVEVAGPTAQAEWIDADQGVIGVDVNPDHLAVVELDRNGNPLQHRTFDLPLHYKNDAQRAAIIGDAVRDLMDFAAQQGKAVVIEKLDFQQKKRQYQKQDHPQYARMLNAFAYGKIKDLIETQSIKRGIRLYHVNPAYTSLLGRMKYRDRHGFSDHHAAALVIGRRHYGFKEKPPKQLIGINAKGTVKTEHPPVRMALGDYQYYNKLQRWYQPLEKSLDFLSGWRHFRRVNRVSYSVEARLDGRPGMSPDLIQESVTLLSAHPAL, from the coding sequence GTGGATACGCCAACGAAAACACTCACCTTTGAAACCCGGCTTAATTTGATTCATGAGCAGGATGCGGCATTGTGCCACTATGCCGAGCTGTGGAATCAAGTGAAGTTTCGTTGGTTTGCTAACTTACAAAAGCCTAAAGCCCAGCAATTGAGTCGTACCCAGTTTATGCATGAAATGGGGATGCCGTTCAGCTATCGGGTGTTTCAAGGCGTCCGGCAAAGCATTAAAGGTTTAATCCAGTCTTACCAAACCAATCGAAACAACCGGCTGGTGACGCTGGAAGTTAAAATCAAACAGCTGGAGAAAACGCTCAACAAACTAGAGAAGCGCTGTGATCATGTTGCAGAGAAAGGCTGCCCGCAACAGGCCAAAAAACTTCGCAACACACTACGACAGAAGGAAGTGAAACTGCATCGTTGGCAGCAAAAGCAGTCCGCCTTGGTGGCCGAAAAACAGGAAAATAAAACCCCCATTTGTTTCGGCGGTCGAAAGCTGCTGAAAGAGCGACAAACACTAAAATCCAATGAAGGGATAAGGGATTGGCAATGTCGCTGGCACGAAGCGCGACACCGTGAATTTCTATTAGTGGGTTCTCATGATGAATCCTGGGGCTGTCAAAATGCCCAGCTATCGCCCAGTGAGCAAGATGATGCTTACCAGCTAAAACTCCTGGTACCCCATCAATTACGCGCTACGTTCGGCACGACCATTAACATTGATTGCCTGAAATTCAAGCATGGTAAGACGGCTATTGCCCAAGCCGTCTGGCAGAATCAGGTTAAAAAACTCGATAAATCAATCAAAGGGCAACCCCTGAGTTTTCGATTTAAGCGAGACAAAAAAGGTTGGCGGTTACTCGTTAGCGTGGAAGTGGCAGGACCAACAGCGCAAGCAGAGTGGATCGATGCTGATCAAGGTGTCATTGGTGTGGATGTCAACCCGGATCACTTAGCGGTCGTCGAGCTGGATCGGAACGGTAACCCACTGCAACACCGAACGTTTGACTTACCTTTGCACTATAAGAATGATGCTCAACGAGCGGCTATTATTGGGGATGCCGTACGAGACCTGATGGACTTTGCCGCACAGCAAGGTAAAGCGGTGGTGATCGAAAAGCTGGATTTTCAGCAAAAGAAACGGCAATACCAAAAGCAGGATCATCCTCAGTATGCCCGCATGTTGAATGCCTTTGCTTACGGTAAGATCAAGGACTTGATTGAAACGCAAAGCATTAAACGCGGCATACGCCTATATCACGTCAATCCGGCTTATACCTCATTATTGGGGCGGATGAAGTATCGCGATCGACACGGTTTTTCAGATCACCACGCGGCCGCGTTAGTGATTGGTCGTCGGCATTATGGCTTTAAAGAAAAGCCGCCAAAACAACTCATTGGTATTAACGCGAAGGGTACCGTTAAGACCGAGCATCCGCCTGTAAGGATGGCGCTCGGGGATTATCAGTATTACAACAAACTTCAGCGTTGGTACCAACCACTCGAAAAATCATTAGATTTTCTGAGCGGTTGGCGTCACTTTCGTCGTGTGAATCGGGTTAGTTACTCCGTCGAGGCTCGCCTTGATGGTAGACCGGGCATGAGTCCCGACTTGATTCAGGAAAGCGTAACCCTGCTTTCCGCGCACCCTGCGCTGTAG
- a CDS encoding DUF7695 domain-containing protein gives MPAFELLTCKFQCRLCGDEIVSVGDLVTCRCGGIKIDACLKGGFIRRTGEPENFISLCEWRSVETGRVFSDQDKFNSTYIR, from the coding sequence ATGCCTGCTTTTGAATTGTTAACATGTAAATTCCAGTGCCGGTTATGTGGTGACGAGATCGTGAGTGTTGGTGATTTAGTCACTTGTCGGTGTGGTGGAATCAAAATAGATGCCTGCCTGAAAGGTGGCTTCATTCGTCGCACAGGAGAACCGGAAAATTTTATCAGTTTATGCGAATGGCGTTCCGTTGAAACCGGACGAGTGTTTAGCGATCAAGATAAATTCAATTCAACCTACATACGATAA
- a CDS encoding RNA-guided endonuclease InsQ/TnpB family protein, which translates to MAIRGFCINISERLRSNQATTFAQWIGAANVVRNQKVGEYRKLLSEGRGSEIAQGYSHIKKCSGLEFLREVPVQVLRNAASGVFSDAEAARKGLRKFPKVKGRNKKRSVLITRELFMLEPLDQSSSLLTLFDNATKQRQKLFSLKLPYTPEQLARQFRVSRQGNKFTLSGSFDDGVINDSNDKLLKSYAHLDDETLLGNITGIDRGVVRPIQTSDGLIIQYTPEEVESLRKQARKKARYQRILARKKRLNKNKNKHKCETAGQRKLAAKIAKADAKMADIRKNFSHQASSQVVKSAKLIIGLEDLNLKGMTKRAKPKQDGRQFVKNKARAKSGLSRSLLNVALGRLGDYIEYKAVDYGKATVRVSAAYSSKTHYACRSRDTVRPNQATLICRRCGAEENADENAAKVVAQRTVTYIKENAFADKAKSRKTIVRRKKKVDDPPLVCELASG; encoded by the coding sequence GTGGCCATACGTGGATTCTGCATCAATATCTCAGAGCGGCTTCGTAGCAACCAAGCTACGACCTTTGCGCAGTGGATCGGTGCAGCGAACGTCGTGCGTAACCAGAAGGTGGGCGAGTACAGAAAGCTCCTGTCTGAAGGTAGGGGGTCTGAGATCGCACAAGGCTACAGCCACATAAAGAAGTGTTCAGGATTAGAATTCCTTCGTGAAGTCCCAGTGCAAGTGCTTCGTAACGCCGCGAGTGGTGTTTTCAGTGATGCAGAGGCGGCACGTAAAGGGCTGCGTAAATTCCCGAAGGTGAAAGGGCGTAATAAAAAGCGTAGTGTATTGATCACTCGTGAATTATTTATGCTTGAACCTTTAGACCAGTCCAGCAGTCTCTTAACCCTTTTCGATAACGCCACGAAACAGCGACAAAAACTCTTTAGCCTGAAATTGCCGTATACGCCTGAGCAACTGGCCAGGCAGTTTCGCGTGAGCCGCCAAGGGAACAAGTTCACGTTATCAGGTTCTTTCGATGACGGCGTAATAAACGACAGCAATGATAAACTGCTAAAAAGTTACGCACATCTGGATGATGAAACGCTTCTAGGCAACATAACGGGTATCGACCGCGGTGTAGTGCGCCCGATCCAGACCAGCGATGGCCTGATCATTCAGTATACCCCGGAAGAAGTCGAATCGCTTCGCAAACAGGCGAGGAAGAAGGCTCGTTATCAGCGTATTCTGGCGCGCAAGAAGCGGCTCAACAAGAACAAAAATAAACACAAATGCGAGACAGCTGGGCAGCGAAAACTAGCGGCGAAGATTGCCAAAGCCGATGCTAAAATGGCCGATATTCGTAAAAATTTCTCGCACCAGGCGTCGAGCCAGGTCGTTAAATCAGCCAAGCTGATCATTGGGCTTGAGGACTTAAACCTCAAGGGCATGACGAAACGCGCCAAGCCGAAACAGGATGGTCGTCAGTTCGTGAAGAACAAAGCTCGTGCAAAGAGCGGACTGAGTCGCAGCCTGCTCAATGTGGCACTGGGACGGCTGGGCGATTATATTGAGTACAAAGCGGTTGACTACGGAAAAGCGACCGTTAGGGTTTCGGCAGCCTATAGTTCTAAAACCCACTATGCTTGTCGTAGTCGTGATACAGTGCGGCCCAATCAAGCGACGCTTATATGCCGCCGTTGCGGCGCGGAAGAGAACGCCGACGAGAATGCGGCCAAAGTAGTTGCCCAGCGCACAGTAACTTACATCAAAGAGAATGCGTTTGCCGATAAAGCAAAATCTCGTAAGACGATCGTCAGGCGCAAGAAAAAGGTGGATGATCCACCACTGGTGTGCGAACTGGCATCAGGATAA
- a CDS encoding cyclic nucleotide-binding domain-containing protein codes for MNIDPEIAHKLDGVAAQESTLQSFETNEYIFRAGEPNTGCYRLCSGAITIVLPAGEDEISAIDLLPGYWFGQSPSEKEATFSFGVRCTAPCSVERLSWRVLKQTEAANRSATNFFDALSHHIRTIQILIQTFRKTYPEISVEFLEDLIRSANFMHLDENQLLYEQGNCAQVMYFLLSGKIDVYVGAGQDLNRVGEIYHGEPFS; via the coding sequence ATGAATATCGATCCCGAGATTGCCCACAAACTGGATGGTGTCGCTGCACAAGAGAGTACACTGCAATCATTTGAAACCAATGAGTATATTTTCAGGGCGGGTGAACCCAACACGGGCTGTTATCGATTGTGTTCCGGGGCAATTACGATTGTATTACCGGCGGGTGAGGATGAAATCAGCGCAATTGATTTACTCCCCGGGTATTGGTTCGGACAATCCCCATCCGAAAAAGAGGCCACATTTTCTTTCGGTGTTCGCTGTACAGCACCGTGCTCGGTCGAACGTCTTTCCTGGCGTGTTCTAAAACAGACAGAAGCCGCTAACCGGAGCGCCACAAACTTTTTCGATGCACTGAGCCATCATATTCGAACCATTCAGATATTGATTCAAACCTTCCGCAAAACATACCCTGAAATCAGTGTCGAGTTTTTGGAAGATCTCATTCGGAGTGCCAACTTCATGCATCTGGATGAAAACCAATTACTCTATGAACAAGGTAACTGTGCCCAGGTGATGTATTTTCTTTTGAGTGGCAAAATCGACGTCTATGTCGGGGCGGGGCAAGACCTTAATCGTGTGGGTGAAATCTACCATGGTGAACCGTTTTCATAA
- a CDS encoding IS607 family transposase — protein sequence MAEFLSIGAAAFLLGVAVSTLRRWEKESRFFSDFRTPGGHRRYALDKLLAFCGQSTANEQRRTICYARVSSHDQKKDLQTQIARLQKHAREAGYEAVETIDDLGSGLNYKKRGLKRLIKLICQRKVKRLVIVHKDRLLRFGAELLFALCQFYGTEVVILEEVEENFEQQLCHDVLALMTVFSARLHGSRSRKNQRAVA from the coding sequence ATGGCTGAATTTCTATCGATAGGCGCTGCCGCTTTTCTTCTGGGTGTGGCCGTTTCCACCCTTCGTCGCTGGGAAAAAGAATCACGATTTTTCTCAGATTTCCGTACGCCTGGTGGCCATCGTCGTTACGCGCTTGATAAACTTTTAGCCTTTTGCGGTCAGTCGACTGCTAATGAGCAACGCAGAACAATCTGTTATGCACGCGTCTCTTCTCATGATCAGAAAAAAGATTTGCAAACGCAAATTGCTCGCTTGCAAAAACATGCCAGAGAGGCTGGCTATGAAGCTGTCGAAACCATTGATGATCTTGGCTCAGGATTAAACTATAAAAAACGGGGATTAAAGCGATTAATTAAGTTGATTTGTCAGCGTAAGGTAAAACGACTGGTTATCGTTCATAAAGATCGCTTACTCCGATTTGGGGCTGAATTGTTATTTGCGCTTTGCCAGTTTTACGGTACGGAGGTTGTCATTCTTGAGGAAGTTGAAGAAAACTTTGAACAGCAACTTTGCCATGATGTGTTAGCGTTAATGACGGTCTTCAGTGCGCGATTGCATGGTTCACGTAGTCGTAAAAATCAACGAGCCGTCGCCTAG